Proteins from a genomic interval of Lolium perenne isolate Kyuss_39 chromosome 1, Kyuss_2.0, whole genome shotgun sequence:
- the LOC127334470 gene encoding uncharacterized protein, with the protein MAVGFRRTLHALTSPKPKAPSFLLDCARPKKLSYARVRSISLPVRLHPLVAELHDTARALLRWADEPAQTGPAWVADGSGRAGRVLAGLAGLLHHPQARDALRRPWTEQLLDDLLLLADLHGCFRESLVALRQLLNETHSALRRRDGVRLAAALRAQRRAAREVSRLASSARDLAHRASPGDDLDEVTLADAFAAATAAVAAASAAIFSGLSSASAESAASAAPSPRTPTPYSPSPARAPTSPMWLVTDLLWRRRSVSFSFEDCCNEEEEERKAAMGRVRALDECVGAAEASVEQVYRALVNARVSLLNLLTPTF; encoded by the coding sequence ATGGCAGTAGGATTCCGCCGGACGCTGCACGCGCTCACGTCGCCCAAGCCCAAGGCGCCGTCGTTCCTCCTGGACTGCGCGCGCCCCAAGAAGCTCTCCTACGCGCGCGTCCGCTCCATCAGCCTCCCGGTGCGCCTCCACCCGCTGGTGGCGGAGCTGCACGACACGGCGCGCGCGCTGCTGCGGTGGGCGGACGAGCCCGCGCAGACGGGGCCCGCCTGGGTCGCCGACGGGTCCGGCCGCGCCGGGCGCGTCCTGGCCGGGCTGgcgggcctcctccaccacccgcAGGCCCGGGACGCGCTGCGCCGGCCCTGGACGGAGCAGCTCCTCGACGACCTGCTcctcctcgccgacctccacggcTGCTTCCGCGAGTCCCTCGTCGCGCTCCGCCAGCTCCTCAACGAGACGCACTCGGCGCTGCGTCGCCGCGACGGCGTCCGCCTCGCCGCCGCGCTGCGCGCGCAGCGCCGCGCGGCGCGGGAGGTGTCCCGCCTGGCGTCCTCCGCGCGGGACCTCGCCCACCGCGCGTCCCCCGGGGACGACCTGGACGAGGTCACGCTCGCCGACGCCTTCGCGGCGGCCACGGCCGCAgtggccgccgcctccgccgccatcTTCTCCGGCCTCTCGTCCGCGTCCGCCGAGTCCGCCGCCAGCGCCGCGCCGTCCCCGCGCACCCCGACGCCCTACTCCCCGTCCCCCGCCCGCGCCCCCACCAGCCCGATGTGGCTGGTCACGGACCTCCTCTGGCGGCGCCGGTCCGTGTCGTTCTCGTTCGAGGACTGCTgcaacgaggaggaggaggagcggaaGGCGGCCATGGGCCGCGTGCGCGCGCTGGACGAGTGCGTCGGCGCCGCCGAGGCCAGCGTCGAGCAGGTCTACCGCGCGCTCGTCAACGCCAGGGTGTCGCTGCTCAACCTGCTCACGCCCACATTCTGA